One region of Streptomyces leeuwenhoekii genomic DNA includes:
- a CDS encoding YajQ family cyclic di-GMP-binding protein has product MADSSFDIVSKVERQEVDNALNQAAKEISQRYDFKGVGASISWSGDKILMEANSEDRVKAVLDVFQSKLIKRGISLKALEAGEPQISGKEYKIFATIQEGISQENAKKVAKIIRDEGPKGVKAQVQGEELRVSSKSRDDLQAVIALLKGKDFDFAMQFVNYR; this is encoded by the coding sequence ATGGCCGACTCCAGTTTCGACATCGTCTCGAAGGTCGAGCGGCAGGAGGTCGACAACGCCCTCAACCAGGCCGCCAAGGAGATCTCGCAGCGCTACGACTTCAAGGGCGTCGGTGCTTCGATCTCGTGGTCCGGCGACAAGATCCTCATGGAGGCCAACTCCGAGGACCGGGTCAAGGCTGTCCTCGACGTCTTCCAGTCCAAGCTGATCAAGCGTGGCATCTCGCTGAAGGCCCTGGAGGCCGGCGAGCCGCAGATCTCCGGCAAGGAGTACAAGATCTTCGCGACGATCCAGGAGGGCATCTCCCAGGAGAACGCGAAGAAGGTGGCGAAGATCATCCGTGACGAGGGTCCGAAGGGCGTGAAGGCCCAGGTCCAGGGCGAGGAACTGCGCGTCAGCTCGAAGAGCCGTGACGACCTGCAGGCCGTGATCGCTCTGCTGAAGGGCAAGGACTTCGACTTCGCGATGCAGTTCGTCAACTACCGGTGA